The genome window GAAGCGTACGAATGGAAACAAGGATCTTGGACGCTGAATGAGGGATTGCCAGAAGAAAAAGCCGAGGAAGACTTGCCTTATCATGTTGTGGCTTATGATTTCGGCGCGAAACGCAATATTTTACGCATGTTAGTTGACCGAGGCTGCCGCTTAACGGTTGTGCCGGCACAAACGTCAGCAGAAGAAGTGCTTGCCTTAAATCCCGATGGTATTTTCTTATCTAATGGCCCTGGTGACCCAGAACCTTGTGACTATGCGATCAAAGCAACACAAACGTTCCTCGAGAAAAATATACCGCTTTTTGGTATTTGCTTAGGTCATCAAATTTTGGCACTGGCCTCTGGCGCGAAGACAGTAAAAATGAAATTTGGTCATCACGGGGCGAACCACCCAGTCAAAGATATCGAACGCGATGTGGTGATGATTACCTCTCAAAACCACGGTTTTGCTGCCGATGAAGCGAGTTTACCTGACACTTTGCGTGCGACTCATAAGTCTTTATTTGATGGGTCACTGCAAGGGATACACCGAACAGATAAACCCGCATTTAGCTTCCAAGGACACCCCGAAGCGAGCCCAGGCCCACACGATGCTGCGCCACTCTTCGACCACTTCATTGATTTGATTCAACAACACAGCGCTTAATTGGGAGTAGTAAACCATGCCAAAACGTACTGACATTCAAAGCATTCTAATTTTAGGTGCGGGTCCTATTGTTATCGGCCAGGCTTGTGAGTTTGACTACTCAGGCGCGCAAGCGTGTAAAGCATTACGTGAAGAAGGGTATCGAGTGATTCTTGTGAACTCGAACCCGGCTACGATCATGACAGATCCCGAAATGGCTGATGCCACTTACATTGAGCCTATTCACTGGGAAGTGGTACGTAAAATCATTGAAAAAGAACGCCCAGATGCGGTTCTTCCTACCATGGGTGGACAAACTGCATTGAACTGCGCACTTGAGTTGGAAAAACAAGGTGTGTTGGCCGAGTTTGGCGTCGAAATGATTGGCGCCACAGCGGATGCGATTGATAAAGCCGAAGACCGTTCACGCTTCGATGAAGCGATGAAGTCGATTGGCTTAGAATGCCCACGCGCCGATACGGCGAAAAGTATCGAAGAAGCGTATAACGTTCTCAATAAAGTCGGCTTCCCATGTATCATTCGTCCTTCTTTTACCATGGGCGGCACCGGTGGTGGTATTGCTTATAACAAAGAAGAGTTTGATGAAATTTGTCGCCGCGGTTTGGATCTGTCGCCAACCAATGAACTATTGATTGATGAATCGTTGATTGGCTGGAAAGAATATGAAATGGAAGTGGTGCGCGATAAAAACGATAACTGTATTATCGTTTGTTCGATTGAAAACTTCGATGCGATGGGGATTCATACTGGTGACTCCATTACCGTCGCGCCCGCCCAAACGCTTACGGATAAAGAATATCAGTTGATGCGTAACGCATCTCTTGCCGTGTTGCGTGAGATCGGTGTTGAGACTGGTGGATCAAACGTTCAGTTTGGTATCAATCCGGATGATGGGCGCATGGTTATCATCGAGATGAACCCGCGCGTCTCCCGCTCTTCTGCTTTAGCCTCGAAAGCGACAGGCTTCCCGATTGCTAAAATTGCCGCGAAACTGGCGGTTGGGTTTACGTTGGATGAATTGACCAACGACATAACTGGTGGCGCGACGCCAGCCTCGTTTGAACCGACCATCGATTACGTTGTGACAAAAATCCCGCGTTTTAACTTTGAGAAATTTGCTGGATCAAATAATCGTTTAACCACACAAATGAAATCCGTTGGTGAGGTGATGGCGATTGGCCGTAACCAACAGGAATCTTTACAAAAAGCCCTGCGTGGTTTGGAAGTTGGAGCCACTGGCTTCGACAGTATGGTGGATCTGGATGCGCCAGATGCTCTGACTAAAATCCGTTATGAATTGAAAGAAGCCGGTGCCGAGCGTATCTGGTACATCGCAGACGCATTCCGTGCCGGGATGTCAGTGGATGGCGTCTTCAACCTCACTAACATTGACCGTTGGTTCTTGGTGCAAATTGAAGATATCGTGAAATCAGAAGCGATGATTCAAGACGGTGGGTTTGCTGGCCTGACAAAAGACATCTTGCGTAGCATGAAACGTAAAGGCTTCTCTGATGAACGCTTGGCACATTTACTAGGTGTCGCGCAGCAGGAAATTCGCCGTGTACGTGAGCAGCACAATATCCATCCAGTGTATAAGCGTGTTGATACTTGTGCGGCCGAATTCTCTTCTGATACGGCTTACATGTACTCATCGTATGATGAAGAATGTGAAGCTAACCCAACCGATCGTGAAAAAATCATGGTGATTGGTGGTGGACCGAACCGTATTGGTCAGGGGATTGAATTTGACTATTGTTGTGTACACGCATCGCTAGCGCTTCGTGAAGACGGTTACGAAACCATCATGGTCAACTGTAACCCAGAAACTGTGTCGACAGATTACGATACCTCAGACCGCTTGTATTTTGAGCCGATTACCCTCGAAGATGTACTGGCGATTGTCCGAGTAGAAAAGCCGAAAGGTGTTATCGTTCAATATGGCGGACAAACACCACTGAAACTCGCTCGTGAGCTAGAAGCGGCAGGTGTGCCGATTATTGGTACGAGTCCTGATGCAATTGACCGCGCTGAAGACCGTGAACGCTTCCAACATGCGGTGGAACGCCTAGGGTTAAAACAACCTGAAAACGCGACCGTAACAGCACTTGAGCAGGCAGTAGAAAAAGCCAAAGACATTGGTTACCCATTAGTGGTGCGTCCTTCGTATGTTTTGGGCGGCCGAGCGATGGAAATCGTGTATGACGAGCAAGATCTGCGTCGTTACTTTAACGAAGCGGTGAGCGTTTCTAACGAATCCCCGGTTCTTTTAGACCGTTTCCTGGATGACGCAACCGAAGTCGACATCGATGCGATATGCGATGGCGAGCGCGTGCTCATTGGCGGAATTATGGAGCATATTGAACAGGCTGGGGTACACTCGGGTGATTCTGCATGTTCACTACCTGCTTATACACTGAGCCAAGATATCCAAGATAGAATGCGAGTGGAAGTACAAAAACTGGCATTAGAATTGGGCGTTCGTGGCTTGATGAATACGCAGTTTGCGGTAAAAGATAACGAGATTTATCTTATTGAGGTGAACCCTCGTGCCGCGCGTACGGTCCCTTTTGTTTCGAAAGCGACCGGAGCACAGCTCGCCAAAATTGCCGCTCGCGTTATGGTTGGTCAATCACTTGAGCAACAAGGATTTACCAAAGAAATCATTCCGTGCTATTACTCGGTGAAAGAAGTGGTGTTGCCGTTTAACAAGTTCCCAGGTGTCGATCCACTGCTTGGCCCAGAAATGCGCTCAACAGGGGAAGTGATGGGAATTGGTAAAACCTTTGCTGAAGCGTTCGCTAAAGCCGAACTTGCCTGTGGAAATGTGTACCCAGAAGGTGGCCGAGCGTTGTTATCGGTTCGTGAAGGGGATAAAGAACGCGTCGTTGATCTGGCTTCTAACCTCGTTAAATTGGGGTATCAGTTAGATGCCACTCATGGTACTGCGGTGATTCTTGGTGAAGCGGGTATTAACCCACGCCTTGTGAATAAGGTTCATGAAGGTCGCCCTCATATTCTTGACCGTATCAAGAACAATGAATACACCTACATTGTTAATACCGCCGCGGGCCGTCAAGCGATTGAAGATTCAAAAGTGTTACGTCGCGGAGCGTTAGCGGAAAAAGTGAATTATACCACGACATTGAATGCTGCCTTTGCAACGTGTATGGCACATAAATCGGATGCCAAAGCGGAAGTTCACTCCATTCAAGAGTTACACGCTCAGTTTACAACAACACGCGCTTAAGTGGTTCGTTGTACTTGATGATGACAAAGCCTACTCGGGATGAGTAGGCTTTTTTATGTGTCATGCTTTGTTCGGACGGTGTTGGAGCTCGCGTTAATAATTGATATCGATTATTCAACATTGCTGATATATTTTTAAGCTGACTCAACCGATTACCTGACCATAATAAGTGAACCATTCATGGATGTGCACGTTACACTCGACATTTTGATCATGCTGTTTTTTGTTGCCTGTGCGGCTGGATTTATTGATGCCATTGCTGGAGGAGGGGGGTTAATTACACTACCGGCCTTACTTGCGGCTGGCGTACCACCCGCTCAGGCGTTAGGAACGAATAAGCTGCAAAGTTCGTTTGGTAGTTTTTCTTCGTCGTTTTACTTTATTCGTAAAGGCCATGTGAACCTCAAAGAAATGCTGATGCCAATTATTTGCACTTTTATTGGGGCAGCCGTTGGCGCAGAATTGGTCCAGCACATTGATGCATCGATACTGACCACCTTAATTCCCGGGCTTCTCATTGCCATTTCTTTATACTTCTTGTTCGCACCGCAAACTCGTGCGCCAAGTTCTCGTCAGCCGATGTCAATGAATGTCTTTGCCGTTATCATCGGCACCAGTGTGGGGTTTTATGATGGCTTTTTTGGACCCGGTACGGGTTCGATCTTTACGGTGTGCTTTGTCTTGCTTGGGCAGTTTACATTGGTGGAAGCGACCGCTCGAACCAAAATACTCAACTTCACCTCGAACATAGCCGCACTGATCTTCTTTATTATCGCCGGTTTACCCGTTTGGAAAATTGGCTTGGTGATGGCAGTCGGACAATTCTTGGGAGGCCGTTTGGGAGCGACGGTGGTCATCTCGAAGGGCACCAAATGGATTCGTCCTCTGGTGATTATTATGTCGATGTTAATGGCGATGAAACTCCTGTGGGAACAGCATCATGAATGGCTTTTCTCTCTCTTCTAGAGGCGGGTGTCCATCGTCATTGGCGGCAATAAAAAAGGGTAAATCGCGATAGCGACTTACCCTTCAGTCTAAAAGAGAGCATTATCTGCGGTTACGCATGGCTTTTATTGCTGGCCACTTGAGTTGCTGGGAAATGCTGGCTAGGTGTCATGAGTTGCTCTTGCGCGGCAATGGTTTGTAATTCCCATTCACCGCTGTCTGCGGTGTGTTTCAAAATGCCATGCACGGCGTCATGACAATGTTGATACGCTTGTAGAGGGCTCCAACCTTTTAGGAGTCCAGCCGTAAAGGTCGCGGTGATTAAATCACCCACTCCGACAGGCTCTTTATTCATTTTATAGAGCGGACGTGATGCCAGATAAATAGCGTCTGGGGTGGCGAGGATCAAATTAAACTGACCGTTGCCGATACCATATATGTGTTTCGCCACCACGATTTTAGGACCCGCGGCTAAGGCTCGACGGCTGGCTTCAATGGCATCATCCAAACTATGGATTGGCATTTGAGCAATGGTTTCTAACTCGAACTGATTGGGAACAATAACATCCGCAATAGGAATCAGTGTCCGGACGATCTGCTGAGTAATGCCTGGTGCAACGAGACACCCTTTGCCCGGGTTATTCATCACCGGATCGCAAACATAGAGGGTGTTTGGGTTGTGTTGCTTCACATGGTGTACGGTTTGCGCAATGACGGCGCATTGCTCGGGGGTACCTTGATAACCTGTGACGATCGCTTGGCATTGTGGCCAAACGTTGAGGTTATCTAAGCCTTGAACTACTTCTTTGATTTCATCGGCGCTAAACGCGCGACCGGTCCATCCTTCCATATAGTGGGTATGGTTAGAGAACTGTACTGTATGGATTGGCCAAACCTCAAATCCCATTCGCTGCATGGGAAAAACAGCACTACTATTGCCAGCATGGCCATAACTGACATGTGATTGAATGGATAGAATCCCTTGCATAACTATGTGTCTCTTACCGTCTTCAATATAAACAACAGACGCACGGGCTGTGCGTCATTGATGGTGAACTGTTCATCCAGAACTGCCGATGAGTTATAGGCTACACCTAATAAAACGAAAGAGACAGAAAAAAATTATATTGATTTTTTATGCTTGTTTTTTGATATAAAATTCATTTATCTATTAAGGGCAAAGATCGGCAATGAGAGGTGCCAACGGATCGCACCCAAGCGAATGATTAGCGTTGCGCTGATGCAAGAGAGTAGCGCCACCGATGAGGAGTACCCTAAATAGAGCGCCAGCGTATGAAAAAGTCCACCGATAATGCATGCGGTCGCGTAGACTTCACTGCGCAGTACCATCGGAATTTCTCGCGCTAACATATCACGAATAATACCGCCACCACAGCCTGTCAATACCCCCATGATAATGGCAACAAAGGAAGAGTCTTGGTAAGCCAATGACTTATCGACGCCAATACCCACAAAAACCGCAAGTCCGATCGCATCACATACTGGTAAAATCCACCAAGCGATACGTTTTGGTTTGCGGACAATCAGCATGGTTAGCACACTGGTGATGAGAATGTCCCAAAGGTATGTGGTGTTGCGAATCCAGAACACGGGAGTGGCGCCAAGAGCAATATCACGCATGGTCCCGCCACCGATCGCCGTAACGCCGGCAAGCACAATCACACCAAATGGATCCATGCGCAGACGACCAGCCAACAAGACTCCTGAAATGGCAAAGACTGCGGTGCCAAATAAATCGATCAAATACAGTAGTGACGTGTCCACGCGTGATGACTCTCAATATAAATAAGGATAAATAAAAGAGGAGGAATTGTAAGGGATTTAGGACTGTCCTCGCTAGTTTTTTCTTGCCTGTGCGAGAGAGTCACACACTTGGCGCACGGCGTTGAGTGTGCGTGGCGTTGCTCGGTTGAGCCAATCAGCATTGAGAGCCCATACATGCTGATGTTGAAAGGCCGGCAGTTCCTCATGCCAACGTTTCCATACCTGCATACTGTTCGCGTTGGTTGAGAACATCGCGGTAGGCTGCGCCAAAAGTACTTGTTCGACACTGACCTGGGGGTAAGGGCTCGGACTATTGGCAAACACATTCACGCCACCGCATAAAGCAAACACTTCACTGGGCCAACTGCCGCGAGCCATGGTGATCAGCGGCTTAGCGCTAATTTGGTAAAAATACCGCACAGGGGATGCATGTTGATAAAGGCGCTTAAGGCTGTTTAATTGGGCCATGAAGGCGCGTGCTTTCTTCTGACCTTGCTCTGGATGAGTTGCATAGTGGCTTAACTCACGAATATGAGTGGCGATGTCATCTAAATGACGAATCGAGGCGGGATAAATAGTATATCCCATTTGTTTGAGCATGCTGAGCGATTTAGGTGGGTTGCCTTCCGGCCAACTGATGATTAAATCCGGTTGGAGCGCGACAATGCGATCCACATTGATACCTTTAAAATTGGCCACGCGTTCAATCTGTTTGGCTGCGGGTGGGTAGTCACTGGACTGACTGACACCTACCAATTGCGCGCCAAGCCCAGCGGCAAAGGCAAGTTCGGTCGCATGAGGTGATAAACTGATGACGCGCTGCACAGGACTGGCACCAACGGAGCTGGACATCGCACACAGCAGCATACCCAACGCGAGCGAACCACGGCAACGGGACCAGTTATATCCCATGAAGCACCGCTGCGGTAATCAGGCTTTGTAGCATTATCCAAGCGCAGGTTCGCCATGCCAATAAGGATTGTAACTGGGATAAGTGGATGGCTGCTGGTGCAATTCGACCGCCAATTTTACTGCGCAACGTTTTTTGTGTTCCATAAATGGCTGGCCCGCCTAAGGCCAATTCTAACTTATTACCAATAATGCACAGTAGCCAAGCCGGTCCCGGCAATGGCCAGCTCTTCGTTTGTTGGGCTGCGCGTGACCAAATGTGGCGCATGTTGCTACCAATGAGGATTAACAGACTGAATAAGCGCATTGGAATAAAATCTAATACGGCGACCACGCGAATAATCGGCAGACCAAATGGCGCGTATTGTTGGCGGCTGGGCGACCATGCGCGCGCCAACTCAGCCAGCAATCGGTAGGTAAAGGCGCCAATGCCCCCTAATACTCCGTACCAGAACAAGACGCCAATGACGTTACGACCAAAGCCCATAATCAAGGTTTCTGCACTGGCTTTGCCTAATCCGAGAGCCGATAAGGTCTTGGTCTCTCGATTGACGTAAGGCGCGAGGCTTTGACGTGCTTGTTGTTTATCAAGTGCCGATAGGGATTCGATCAATCTTTTGGATAAACTTTCTTGCGTGCGCCAATCTAATGCCAGTAATAGTAAGGCCATTTCAAACAGCACAGGCTGCCAGACCAGAGTTTTGATGGAATAGAGAACTGCAATGGTGGGAATGATCATAAGTAGCCAAGCCAAAGTTCCATTTAGATAGGCTTGTTTGTAGTGCTCTTGGTTATTGACTTTACTTGCGAGTAATTCAGC of Vibrio zhugei contains these proteins:
- the carA gene encoding glutamine-hydrolyzing carbamoyl-phosphate synthase small subunit, yielding MSKSALLVLEDGTVFHGVSIGADGCSVGEVVFNTSMTGYQEILTDPSYSQQIVTLTYPHIGNTGTNSEDEESSAVHAQGLIIRDLPLLASNFRNQQSLSDYLKERNIVGIADIDTRKLTRILREKGAQNGCVVAGDHIDADMALEKAKAFPGLKGMDLAKVVTTQEAYEWKQGSWTLNEGLPEEKAEEDLPYHVVAYDFGAKRNILRMLVDRGCRLTVVPAQTSAEEVLALNPDGIFLSNGPGDPEPCDYAIKATQTFLEKNIPLFGICLGHQILALASGAKTVKMKFGHHGANHPVKDIERDVVMITSQNHGFAADEASLPDTLRATHKSLFDGSLQGIHRTDKPAFSFQGHPEASPGPHDAAPLFDHFIDLIQQHSA
- the carB gene encoding carbamoyl-phosphate synthase large subunit, producing the protein MPKRTDIQSILILGAGPIVIGQACEFDYSGAQACKALREEGYRVILVNSNPATIMTDPEMADATYIEPIHWEVVRKIIEKERPDAVLPTMGGQTALNCALELEKQGVLAEFGVEMIGATADAIDKAEDRSRFDEAMKSIGLECPRADTAKSIEEAYNVLNKVGFPCIIRPSFTMGGTGGGIAYNKEEFDEICRRGLDLSPTNELLIDESLIGWKEYEMEVVRDKNDNCIIVCSIENFDAMGIHTGDSITVAPAQTLTDKEYQLMRNASLAVLREIGVETGGSNVQFGINPDDGRMVIIEMNPRVSRSSALASKATGFPIAKIAAKLAVGFTLDELTNDITGGATPASFEPTIDYVVTKIPRFNFEKFAGSNNRLTTQMKSVGEVMAIGRNQQESLQKALRGLEVGATGFDSMVDLDAPDALTKIRYELKEAGAERIWYIADAFRAGMSVDGVFNLTNIDRWFLVQIEDIVKSEAMIQDGGFAGLTKDILRSMKRKGFSDERLAHLLGVAQQEIRRVREQHNIHPVYKRVDTCAAEFSSDTAYMYSSYDEECEANPTDREKIMVIGGGPNRIGQGIEFDYCCVHASLALREDGYETIMVNCNPETVSTDYDTSDRLYFEPITLEDVLAIVRVEKPKGVIVQYGGQTPLKLARELEAAGVPIIGTSPDAIDRAEDRERFQHAVERLGLKQPENATVTALEQAVEKAKDIGYPLVVRPSYVLGGRAMEIVYDEQDLRRYFNEAVSVSNESPVLLDRFLDDATEVDIDAICDGERVLIGGIMEHIEQAGVHSGDSACSLPAYTLSQDIQDRMRVEVQKLALELGVRGLMNTQFAVKDNEIYLIEVNPRAARTVPFVSKATGAQLAKIAARVMVGQSLEQQGFTKEIIPCYYSVKEVVLPFNKFPGVDPLLGPEMRSTGEVMGIGKTFAEAFAKAELACGNVYPEGGRALLSVREGDKERVVDLASNLVKLGYQLDATHGTAVILGEAGINPRLVNKVHEGRPHILDRIKNNEYTYIVNTAAGRQAIEDSKVLRRGALAEKVNYTTTLNAAFATCMAHKSDAKAEVHSIQELHAQFTTTRA
- a CDS encoding TSUP family transporter produces the protein MHVTLDILIMLFFVACAAGFIDAIAGGGGLITLPALLAAGVPPAQALGTNKLQSSFGSFSSSFYFIRKGHVNLKEMLMPIICTFIGAAVGAELVQHIDASILTTLIPGLLIAISLYFLFAPQTRAPSSRQPMSMNVFAVIIGTSVGFYDGFFGPGTGSIFTVCFVLLGQFTLVEATARTKILNFTSNIAALIFFIIAGLPVWKIGLVMAVGQFLGGRLGATVVISKGTKWIRPLVIIMSMLMAMKLLWEQHHEWLFSLF
- the pdxY gene encoding pyridoxal kinase PdxY — translated: MQGILSIQSHVSYGHAGNSSAVFPMQRMGFEVWPIHTVQFSNHTHYMEGWTGRAFSADEIKEVVQGLDNLNVWPQCQAIVTGYQGTPEQCAVIAQTVHHVKQHNPNTLYVCDPVMNNPGKGCLVAPGITQQIVRTLIPIADVIVPNQFELETIAQMPIHSLDDAIEASRRALAAGPKIVVAKHIYGIGNGQFNLILATPDAIYLASRPLYKMNKEPVGVGDLITATFTAGLLKGWSPLQAYQHCHDAVHGILKHTADSGEWELQTIAAQEQLMTPSQHFPATQVASNKSHA
- a CDS encoding TRIC cation channel family protein gives rise to the protein MDTSLLYLIDLFGTAVFAISGVLLAGRLRMDPFGVIVLAGVTAIGGGTMRDIALGATPVFWIRNTTYLWDILITSVLTMLIVRKPKRIAWWILPVCDAIGLAVFVGIGVDKSLAYQDSSFVAIIMGVLTGCGGGIIRDMLAREIPMVLRSEVYATACIIGGLFHTLALYLGYSSSVALLSCISATLIIRLGAIRWHLSLPIFALNR
- the btuF gene encoding vitamin B12 ABC transporter substrate-binding protein BtuF encodes the protein MGYNWSRCRGSLALGMLLCAMSSSVGASPVQRVISLSPHATELAFAAGLGAQLVGVSQSSDYPPAAKQIERVANFKGINVDRIVALQPDLIISWPEGNPPKSLSMLKQMGYTIYPASIRHLDDIATHIRELSHYATHPEQGQKKARAFMAQLNSLKRLYQHASPVRYFYQISAKPLITMARGSWPSEVFALCGGVNVFANSPSPYPQVSVEQVLLAQPTAMFSTNANSMQVWKRWHEELPAFQHQHVWALNADWLNRATPRTLNAVRQVCDSLAQARKN
- a CDS encoding cobalamin biosynthesis family protein, with the protein product MEAFLHLVYANGSLLALWGALFFHLLIPIPHTAHPVTLWHQFAELLASKVNNQEHYKQAYLNGTLAWLLMIIPTIAVLYSIKTLVWQPVLFEMALLLLALDWRTQESLSKRLIESLSALDKQQARQSLAPYVNRETKTLSALGLGKASAETLIMGFGRNVIGVLFWYGVLGGIGAFTYRLLAELARAWSPSRQQYAPFGLPIIRVVAVLDFIPMRLFSLLILIGSNMRHIWSRAAQQTKSWPLPGPAWLLCIIGNKLELALGGPAIYGTQKTLRSKIGGRIAPAAIHLSQLQSLLAWRTCAWIMLQSLITAAVLHGI